A region of the Parasteatoda tepidariorum isolate YZ-2023 chromosome 7, CAS_Ptep_4.0, whole genome shotgun sequence genome:
aattttttatagtaatatgaTCATCTGGATtgtttaagttcaaaatgaaaacttttcctTCAATTGTCCCAACAGCAAAAATATCATCATTATCTGGATTTGGATGCATGCACATACAAAGTGTTGCATTACTAATATGAAATTGCTTATTCGCTTTCTGTtctgataattcttttttaatagtagTAAGAACATTCCCTTCCAGGTCTTTTCTATATTTCCAAGAAGTAACAAACCCATCTACTGAAACTGCTAACAAAATTTCGACGGTTTCATTTAATGAATATCTTTTCAACATCCATCTTATGCTTTTAATTGTGCCAACAGGTCGATCTTTAGAAGATCTGTTCGTAACATATGAGGTATTATCAGACTGTTGTAAATCAATCACTGCCACTAAACCATAGCGCATACCTACAGCAATCAAGTAAGGCTTAGACTCAGATATATCAATAGATGTAACAGCTTCttctaaataatatattctttcaGGATATCCGCATTTATTGATGGTCCAGCATAAAACAATACCTCGAGCTTCATGTTCTGTTTCCTCATCAGAGAGTGTACTATAACCACAAACAAAAATGCTAGGATTTAAAGGATTGCTTTCAATGCAAGTAacactgtatttattttttaaagttggtaAATAAAACTCTAGGCACTGTCGAGCAGTGACTTGAGAAATTGTTGAACATTCAGATTGCTTGGTCTCTAAAGCAGAACTAAGCTCAGATGGATCCACAGAACTGCTAAATGAtacaattgttttttcattggtgttataatttaaagctttttcaatcacataaagttttgttttcattctttttaaaatttccagatTTTCAGGAAGTTTGTGATGAAATTCTCTGAAATCTCTAAAGGTTGTTCGTGACTCTATATattgttgaaatgtttttgGAGTGGGCTTTACATATAATTCTTTCCTACTATAATGTTTTCCCATTAAATATGCATTCACTAAAAATGACTTATCTTCGAGGATAATTGGTGttgtttcaatttgttttacacTGACATCTACAGTTCCAATAAGAGTACTTTTATCCTGAAAATTAGATGGAAACTTTTGACAGTAATCCAATGCCtgtttatagttattatttttagaaaagacaTTTTGGTATTCAGGAGACCAATTTGAAATGTATGTATCTGCAATTTCAAAGAGGGGTATAATTTTGCTGCTAAGAAATATGTTCTTCCTCTCATAATCAATTtcgattttattctttttaatagcCGAAGATTGGCTTCTATCTATATTTTCGATCGTAGAATGTGTTCCCTCTGATCTTTTTTTCCCTTGGCGCAAACTATCTTGAATTGTATCTAGATACTCAGTTAAAAAACTCGAATCTAATTCCGTTTCACCAAGATACACGGAAAAAAGAGGATTAGGTGTAATTTTTACACCGATTTCACTAATTAAGAGCGGAAACACGGTGTGTTCTTGCTTTTTGTCATCTTCAAGggatttatcatattttgaaaagccTTCTTCTAACCAAGAATAAATTACTTCTTTCATCATTTTGAAATGAAgtagaaattttgaagttttctatttaaataaattattttcttagatattttaCTATCAATAGATATTTTACTATCAATAATAATTCCATTTTGTCGAAACGTTCATGATCCTTCTTCCTCGTTGTTATGATCTCTAGTTTGTAAATACCGTAACCTTAGCAACGTATTATTGCTGTTGCCagtgtaataaattaattactaaaatgtagcaaaacatgaaaaaatttcatgaaagaataataatgccTTAATATCACGTGCATTTATGTTTGTAtatatcttatatttaaatgaagtatACCACAAGTAatcgttaaaattaaatttttgaaaaaattgcatttctttgTTTCAAAGTTTTTGGCAACGTTAGTCATTCTTTTTGAGAATGGCTCGCCGTGGTTCCGGCGAATTTTGTTTGTGTATTTAACATAGTGTCATATAATTATGTAACATAAATTTGATTGTAAACTACTGATCGTTTTTGTTACTGAATAAACTTAATCTAAATTGAAGATCATAAACATACATTCTGTAAAATGGCTGACGCTGGATTCTTTCGAGTaagctttcaatatttttttcacaatcgCAGATAACCTTGCtgtaaaatgtttgtttatatttgttacCGCATtcgttctaaaattttttatgcttgttAATATACACAAATATGCAATGATAGTTTCATTAATATCCATTAGTAAGTTCATTTCTAATTTAGATGCAATAATTTTTggttctttaaattataatttactaagATCTATATGTTGAACATAGTAAGATATGCttgtaaattaatgaattcaattattgttaatatGCTTGAAGATCTATATTACTCTACTTTGATTcatgttttctatttttgaaatgctCGAATTAACTTTTTACCTGATTCTATGttggttgtttatttaatttaattgaccGCATTTACCAAAATAGCGCGAGCATAAGCTCCTATTCTTTGTGAACTTGAACATTGTTTCAACATAggtaacaatatatttatcaatactTAAACTTTAGACAAAAATTTTGGGGAAATTTACATAACATGATCAGAGGCAGAACAATTGCCAAGCCATGGCAACTTCCAGGCagctaaactaaaaaaagacaCGGAAAGGGACCAAATCGaagggtataactcgtagccacccccaGCCCTGGAGATTTCTGTTGcatgatctgtggcagaataatcgccaagtcatGGCAACATTCGGGCAGCAGCCTGCGAGAAACTAAACAAATTATCTCTGCAAAGGACCAATTCAAAAGGTATAATTCGTAGCCTCCCCCTGCAaacatctacatattttttaaaataaaattttcaagtttaaaatctatttggcaccttggcgatagTAGTTGGCGTGGCAGATCACAATATACAGTAATATCTCCAGAACTATGCGTGTGGTTTGATCTTGTGTTCCAATTTATTCATTATGCATTTTGtgccttaattaataaaatatcccTATTGTGGTCTGTGGCAGAATAGTTGCCAAGTCTTCCATGCAGCGGCccatgaaaaactaaaaatgcttCAACATAGGGGACTAACTCAAAGGGTATAACTTGTAGCCACCTGAGGGAAAActcttcatgtttttttaatcaagtgtGCAAGGTTAAAATCCATTAGGTGCCATGGCAATTGTAGTTGGTGCAACCCTAATTGAATAAAGAATTCTTTGCAAATAGCAGTCATAATTTGGGAATGTTCCAAGGCTAATTCAAAAAGTTCCAGTATATTCTAATCAGTCGTACAATTTTTAGTTTGTAGTGAGCTCACATACTTTTTTGCTTATCAGAAAAGGTCTCCATCATTCATTGGTTAATAATTCTGATTTCTATCAGGCAGTTAGCAATATACTCAGAGTAGTGAAAGCTTGTTGTATATAACTTTATAAAGGTTTTAATGCAATAAGCCTAAGTAAAGTctaattgagtaattttttgtacattttcaaaatagaaacgTAAAGGCTAATTGGAGGAAGCCCTAGTAATATTTAGCGGATTAGAATTTTCCAATTGAcctggtaaaattaaaaataaattatgaaccACTTGTGATATTTGTAAAGGGTCATGTGTAAAAAAGAGAAGATTTCTGTATTTAttctgtaaaatcaattttcgttaagaaagaaaactttcataggaaataattaaataatgaattaagataaaaacgaaactttcatgctgatattaaaaaaaaggctctTAAATTAATTCCTTCTCTTACTAGAAATCAAAACATATTGGGGCTAAAGAAATATGctgttttctgttttatttatttgttttttaattcttaagttatagtttcattttttttttcttgttaaaaaaaaaataagtctcTTACAGTCCAGCAAATTATATAactattgtttatttaacaattttcttagCAGTTTTTGGAATTGctctttaaattatgtatttagaaTTAGTTTTGCTGTGATCAgtgaaataattagttaatcatataaacttttattaaataaaatttataatgcaaaataagttaacattaattttaaatcattcagtCTTTTTATCATGGTTTGTAATGAATCAAATCAAATGAAATGTAatgtaatgaaatgaaatgtaatGAATCAATgaaatgtaatgaatttttatatttaaataattgttttgtagcattaaaatataactacttacaaaatattttagcccattcatttttatattttataaaacaaaaatattttttttaaacaaattaaaaaattctatgtttaatattttattataatacttacataagcttattttatttatagttgaaaacttatttattaaggaGATAAGGGAAAAGCAAAGTTATTCCAGCCTGTACTCTGCACCTGctcaattcaaaacaaataacattaagaaaactcaaattattgtttaataaaaagtaatttttcttaactttgaatctagaaaaattattatattaattcaaagttGCAtacaaatttatctaaaaatactaCATTTTGAAAGTATGGTTTTGTGTATTCAGGGGTCTTTCTAgttttttctgagaggtacctattttgtgaaaatttagacatactttgggaaaattaaaaattgtattaaaaaatcaacacaaaaatatggtaaaaatatgaatttatcgtttcttacgggatacaaaaataaaattttaataaaaagtattttgtgaaNattgtttaataaaaagtaatttttcttaactttgaatctagaaaaattattatattaattcaaagttgcaaacaaatttatctaaaaatactaCATTTTGAAAGTATGGTTTTgtgtattatatattaatataagtcaaatgaataataactgGTATACGGCCggattttattatgtttttttaaaaaaatcaactttagcCAGGgttttattggaatttttttagtgaGTTTTTTTGGGTTTGTTTGTGGATCAAAAACCCTGAAAAAAAgccaattattttgcaattagcCTGTGCCATATTGTATTCATATACCTACtctaaaagtttataaataaatgatttctattaatcattttctattattctgattattataaaactttattttagggAACCAGTGCTGATCAGGATAACAGATTTAGTGATAAGCAGAAGAAGCTTTTAAAACAACTCAAATTCAATGAAATCTTAAATCGTAAGGTCTGTATAtttcatagattttaattttttgtaatacttttCCATTATTTGGGcacaagtaaattttattatcattacttttgaatttattttatgttagttaaaagcagagctcattctaggcagggtaAACAGGGCGCAGCACACTGCTCcccttttagtcaaaagaatccACCCTGTTGCCCCTGAAGTAAATTAGTATCCTGATGTAATAAGACTTCATACCCTTTTTGCCCtttcattaaatcataattattattaatcattttaattattaaatcataactacagacacttaaaaacatacatttattattttattaatatatgcatgcattttaaataaattaccaagctaattagctcattaactcaatatatatgttaatttattaattaaaattagtaattaatatgattgctttgctacttttagtaaagtaaaaaaaaaaaatcttttactaattaacaatgttttttaatagaacgtGTAAAGCCCAtggaaagaaattattgcctttttagaataataatgcccttttttttaagcttttgcaccctgcccttttttctacctagaatgagctctgttAAAAGGAAACAATGTTAAATAGCCACcacctcaaaatatttttttaaagaatcgtTGAATATACTCGCGTCTGCACAGAAAAGTAccttttcttcctttaaaaaaaaaaaaaaagtagtaaggtgaagcattaaaatttctgtCTATTTACTGCTACAAACTGCTCAACTCAACAATTTGTCCTTAGTTcatataaaaaggaattaatttgttaaaaaataattagctaattttcaaaaccagtgctaaaataataattaaaaaatacattttttattctgaaatattttttgttttgtttagttGTTTTCTTAACTTGTTTAATTCTAAGTATTGGTTATCGATATGCATCAATGtactgaataatttcaaaagatgtTCCGCTTATACATGTTGTTTAGGGACAAGCAGTTTTGTTTATGACTAtgataaaaacagtaaaaatctatattttcaggaaggaattaaaaaattcttttaattggaTGAATGTTATTAAgtgaaaactaattattaaactttttaaaagtgtttttattttttaagtgattgaaatttttttaaataaaggtactTGTTAACTAAAATGTATTATGAAATTACCGAACAAATACTTGTTTTCgcataaagttataatttatttttaaatattttgattatttagatatttttataatttggatTAATTAAACCAGTTAATAATTTGGAACATGTGAGTTTAATActcggaaaataaaagaataattttagtaatattcattttctataattataaattgcattGTTTAGCTAAgctgaaaattttcttattttgtttagaGAGATATTCAACTAAGCAGacatttgttaattaaaaaaaaaaaaaaacacaataattgcaaattaataaaaagtttaaattttttaaaaaaagattattatctGAACGAATGCTGACCACAaggttataaattttctaatggaAAATATGTAGCATTACTAAGTAAAGTAGTATAATAGATTTTCAGTATCagcattgatttttaattatcagtttCTGTATtgacttttttactttaaatgattAGGGACAAGACTAGCTTGCTAATTTAAGGCTTCATGTATTTAActactggtttaaaaaaaaaattcccccaaggaaatttttagttttatcttcAAACTTCTGATGATTTACAATCTTGGAATAAACGAACATGCACATACTACAAACATATTGATTAgaatttcttgttaaatttaaattattagtaatttattacctttggaaagaaaaaattttttttttaaaacttgaaattccacaaacaaataacaaatgtttAGCAATGCccataataataaactataaaataatttttttgaaattattattaaaattaattagtgttTCACTTGTGAATATTAGTTTTTACTAGTGTACTTGGTGttaaaattgaagattattataaaaatgacatttatttaagtaacagatcatttttaactatttataactgACCATTCCAATCTaatcagataatttttaatttgatgacaTCAGAACGGATGAAACTGTAGGAAATGTGGGTAGATGATATAATTCAAACTTCTTCaccttttttctaaattccgTAATGGGCAGCCCCTATTTCTACACTAAAGTTATGTTATTAATTCAGGTTTTCCTGTTATGTGTTAATTACACTTCTTCAACCAAACTTGGCCTGAATCTGTCGGGTCCAAGACAGTTCCTAAaatgtcttcttttttaatctacCTTGTTATACCgcttttcattattgtttaagTTAGCTTGATCTTTTATGACTTTTacactattaataattttcaatatgctTTATGTCTTACTTCTCCAGGAATGCTTGTTGCCAAATTTTTGGTAGATACAAGTCTGATGTAACTGCGTTTCAACAAAATTGAACCAAATTTGTTGCCGTACCAAGGGACACctgtttatacaattttttttttcttctttttttttagatttgaaatatatagcATCAACTTTTCAGGTTCCGATAATGCTAGACATTTGCTACAATATAGGCTAGTGTGCCCTGTAATAGCTATATTCAATCATTTTAATCTCTATATCttgattaaaatcattgattGCTTTTTCAAATCCCAAACCTGAAAGTCAGAGAgcttttattatacattagCAAGTGCGTACttaaaagctaaatattttactttttaaaaataattttgaattttcaaacaatGGTTTTTTTAAGGCTAAAATTTATCGAGCAATTGAGACACaaacattgaatattttatttagacatAGACTTGTGCTTCAGAGTCATTAATAACTgatcatctaaaaattaaaagaattggtttttacaatttcagtttttcaatGATTACATGTATGaagtgttttttataaaaataatacatttctatttttttatttgttttaattatctcGGGGTATATGGCAATACTCAATAATAATACTTTGTTTCATATTCAGCTGAAATATCATTGGtaatttgaaaagattaatttttatattatgttgcttGTTTCATGGGATCAAGTTAGTAAGttttggttaaatatttttagaatattatttgtCTTTGTTTTATTCAGCCTCAACTAGTTAAACATATAAtagaatgaattaatttaaagctgcaattttaaatttctgttattattttacagATTGATATGAATAAAATCAACCTGGATGTTGTTAAACCGTGGATTGCCAAAAGAATTACTGATATGCTTGGTGGCATTGAAGATGATGTAGTTGTAGAGTTTGTTTTTAATCAGTTGGAAGCAGAAAAGGTATTATTCACTTTGATTTacgaaaattagaaaaaacgatgtgtaaaaatgtatattttaaatcattttttttaatgtaatgaatttttattctccatctataaaaataaattcattatattaattattatattattgaaaattataaatgttattcatATCAAGTCttagcttataatttaaaaattttcagtttcctGATGCTCGCAtgatgcaaattaatttaactggATTTTTGAATGGCAAAAATGCAAGAGAATTCATGGCTGAGCTGTGGACTTTATTGATTAGCGCAGAAGAGAGTACTGATGGCATACCTGCTGCGATTCTCGAGCAAAAGaaggatgaaattaaaaaaagaatggtaAGTCTTGGTTCAGTATAgttaacacaaaaatttaaatttttaagtctttgTTTAAACAGCTAATGCTATTTTGCAAACAAACGCTGATTCGACTAAATTTAAGATGATAGGATTAACAGTTTGGAATTATGATGGTTTCATaccaaaaaatagaatatttaatttgtaccTATTTACACATTTGATGTTACCACCTAGAGGAGTAAGTAAGCAAGGTCTGTAGTTCGATCTTAGGCTAAATTGAACGAGGCCGATGAGTcagtagaaataataattcagaaGTTGTAAGTTtgttatgtataaaaatgaaaactatttttcaattgtaGTAAATTACACTTTTGACTTTGCTATCTAATCAATTAAGGATATTGTTtcctgttttattattattatgttgtGCTAAATAACACtcaatttgaaattatagaACCAATAGTTTACACTTTTCTTGTACTTATGTACACTGTCCTTCTTCCAAACTATTTATTCTATCCATCTGGATTTAGTCTCATTTAATTCAGTGTTAAAAAATTGCCTCTCTTGTCTTGTTAGTCTTAAAGTAAGATTGTCAAAAGcattaaataagttcaaatcaaaaatagaaCTCTTTATGCATAAAAGCTCTTTCAACTTTTGAATTAATAGTTCGATTAGTGTTTGCTCTCATTCGAGATAGCATGCTGAAATACACAGGGGACGATATTctgcttgcttttttttaataacaggtttttgaagaattaatgcTAGTTTTAATTCCAATATTATCTAGTACTTCCAATTTTCCTGATATGAAATTAAGCAGATTatgttaaattctttaaatgttatcAGTAGCGTAGAAGCATTAAAAGTGACATTCTcttgttgaatattttatttttggtgtaTTTCAGGAAGAACATGATAGGCTATCATCCAGTCAAAAGAAGTATGATGATAAGTCCAAAAAGCGTAGATCTCGCCATAGTTCTTCTTCATCTTCCTCCTCATCTTCCGATCATGGcaggagaaaaaagaaatccgaaaagtaaattctgatttttgacaaaatgagtTTTcacatttaacttttatttttctaattctttattttatatattccaaagtctatagtaataaaatgaaagtatatTAGTGACTgatattttaacagattttttaaactgtttttaggctgaagttataaaattttaaaatctttaattcttcgaatatatgcaaaatttttacacGTGGGTCTGATTGATTAAAGCATCAgaaatgtttgataataaatttgaacCTCTTAACAATAGATAGTTTAGTTTGCTCTTGATGAAATTATATCTTACTGATCATGTTATAGATTAGggttaatagtttttcttttttttaaatctttattgtaatttcttttccagtagtaaataatagaaaatttcttctttctttgctattaatttttatgttttcaatagGTCTGAGGAATCATCAAAAAAGACTGCCAGCCTtgataaagaaaacatttctaaaagtCGGAGAAGGTCTAAATCACCTTCACCCTCTCGTCActctaagaaaaaagaaaggtttgTATAATTATGGCTATATTTATGTGATTTGATGCCAAGTTTTTCATGACTGTTtccaatttttctttccttataagttctgttttattattatttcaaaattttttctctaaccAATTTTTGGAGCACAACAAATTTATACATTATCCAGCCTGTGCCTGTGACAATCTAACAATCTATACAGAATGGTATAAAATTCGGAATGTAGGAACTTGCCGTTAGCAAATatcgttttcaaaaatttcctgTACTTCACTTCTCAGACATTTGTGAtgttaaaatgtcaaattttatttaattcaattctcaaattttaagtaattaatactaaaattttaaataaaactatatttgttaaattatttttgttaagtcAAATGCttgcacaatatttttaaattatcttaaattttttttataagtttttgtagcaatttactgcaaaatagttttaataatgtttgttAAAACAGTGATTTTTATTGCCTATACCTTTTACAGGTCTCGTTCCCGTTCAGCTCAGAGAAGTCGATCAGGAGAGAAAGATAAATCTCCTGCTCATTATTCTCCTCCTCATAAAAGTAGATCA
Encoded here:
- the LOC107442010 gene encoding dynein axonemal intermediate chain 4-like — encoded protein: MMKEVIYSWLEEGFSKYDKSLEDDKKQEHTVFPLLISEIGVKITPNPLFSVYLGETELDSSFLTEYLDTIQDSLRQGKKRSEGTHSTIENIDRSQSSAIKKNKIEIDYERKNIFLSSKIIPLFEIADTYISNWSPEYQNVFSKNNNYKQALDYCQKFPSNFQDKSTLIGTVDVSVKQIETTPIILEDKSFLVNAYLMGKHYSRKELYVKPTPKTFQQYIESRTTFRDFREFHHKLPENLEILKRMKTKLYVIEKALNYNTNEKTIVSFSSSVDPSELSSALETKQSECSTISQVTARQCLEFYLPTLKNKYSVTCIESNPLNPSIFVCGYSTLSDEETEHEARGIVLCWTINKCGYPERIYYLEEAVTSIDISESKPYLIAVGMRYGLVAVIDLQQSDNTSYVTNRSSKDRPVGTIKSIRWMLKRYSLNETVEILLAVSVDGFVTSWKYRKDLEGNVLTTIKKELSEQKANKQFHISNATLCMCMHPNPDNDDIFAVGTIEGKVFILNLNNPDDHITIKNCHFGSVNDIKWSPLAKNVFFTCSTDRYLHIWELDKTKPSKTLILPDNILSMSLSSINSTLFSAITKHRLYIYDLSTDLHKPIVEVGSKENAFTALKFCPYNDWLFVGQSDGKVVLFEVTHTVSKLRAIESDILRNIFLPE